The Stomoxys calcitrans chromosome 3, idStoCalc2.1, whole genome shotgun sequence genome includes a region encoding these proteins:
- the LOC106082731 gene encoding V-type proton ATPase subunit F 1, protein MALHSAIRGKLISVIGDEDTCVGFLLGGVGEINKNRHPNFMVVDKNTAVSEIEDCFKRFLKRDDIDIILINQNCAELIRHVIDAHTSPVPAVLEIPSKDHPYDASKDSILRRARGMFNPEDLVR, encoded by the exons atGGCTTTGCATTCGGCTATTAGAGGAAAATTGATTTCTGTGATCGGTGATGAG GACACCTGTGTGGGATTCTTGCTTGGAGGAGTGGGAGAGATAAACAAAAATCGTCATCCCAATTTTATGGTTGTCGACAAAA ATACTGCAGTAAGTGAGATTGAGGATTGCTTCAAGCGTTTCTTGAAACGCGATGACATTGACATCATCCTTATCAATCAGAATTGCGCTGAGCTTATTCGTCACGTGATTGATGCACACACATCACCTGTGCCAGCTGTTTTGGAAATCCCCTCAAAAGATCATCCCTATGATGCCAGCAAGGATTCTATATTGAGACGTGCCAGA GGTATGTTCAATCCCGAGGATTTGGTGCGTTAA